A DNA window from Haliovirga abyssi contains the following coding sequences:
- the feoB gene encoding ferrous iron transport protein B: protein MKKLNVALLGNPNCGKTTLFNALTGGKQHVGNWAGVTVEKKEGEFEYNGQQINIIDLPGIYSLSTKTIEEKVSRNYLIEEKPDLVINIIDGTNLEKSLYLTTQLMELGIKFILAINMYDEVKSKGIKIDIKKLSKFLNVPVIPIIARNETGIDLLKSNITSESTLSKAKVGYDEDIENAIESLLKIIKKDKKIEEKINIRWLIIELLEGDPKAFEMLKNSIVYDEVKNTLDDKIEYVKKIYNEEIKIVIMEKRFGFILGLIKECVIIRKMDFSKLDITEKIDNIILNKWVGLPLFLFILWGTFNLTFVFGNFFSSYINDGIVLLGNFVSNVLPNGILKDMLIDGAIGGMGGILVFLPQILILFLVIALLEDSGYMARVAFIMDKLMHYLGLHGKSFISLFMGFGCNVPGIMAARILENEDDRIVTALVNPFMSCSARLPIYILVTGMFFKKNAGNVIFSIYLIGIIVAIFTAKMLKKFFFKGLSVPFVMELPPYRAPTLKSLMIHMWDRASMFLKKMGGVILIGALIVWALGYFPINKNYSNNIVKLETQASKITDIQKKNDLSMKIEDMKKVEDMENSYMGKIGKTIEPVFKPLGITWREGVALIAGITAKEIFVSTISVLYGVGDENATGLKRKMLKDGITPIAAYGLMVFVLLYIPCVATIAAIRRETNSLKWTIFSVIYGISIAYALSFLINTIGKSIFY from the coding sequence AGCTTTATTAGGAAATCCTAATTGTGGGAAAACAACTTTATTTAATGCTCTAACAGGTGGGAAACAGCATGTAGGGAATTGGGCAGGAGTTACAGTAGAAAAAAAAGAAGGAGAATTTGAATATAATGGGCAACAAATTAATATAATAGATTTACCTGGAATTTATAGTTTATCAACAAAGACTATTGAAGAGAAAGTATCAAGAAATTATCTAATAGAAGAAAAACCAGATTTAGTAATAAATATAATTGATGGGACTAATCTTGAAAAAAGTCTTTATTTAACGACGCAATTAATGGAATTAGGTATAAAATTTATATTAGCTATAAATATGTATGATGAAGTAAAAAGCAAAGGAATAAAAATAGATATAAAAAAATTGTCAAAATTTTTAAATGTTCCTGTTATTCCAATAATTGCTAGGAATGAAACTGGAATAGATTTATTAAAAAGCAATATAACTTCTGAATCAACCCTAAGTAAAGCCAAAGTAGGTTATGATGAAGATATAGAAAATGCAATAGAAAGCCTGTTAAAAATAATAAAAAAAGATAAAAAAATAGAAGAAAAAATTAATATAAGATGGCTAATTATAGAACTGTTAGAAGGAGATCCTAAAGCATTTGAAATGCTAAAAAATAGTATAGTATATGATGAAGTAAAAAATACATTAGATGATAAGATTGAGTATGTAAAAAAAATATATAATGAAGAAATAAAAATTGTTATAATGGAAAAAAGATTTGGATTTATATTAGGATTGATAAAAGAGTGTGTAATTATTAGAAAAATGGATTTTTCAAAATTAGATATAACTGAAAAAATTGATAATATTATACTGAATAAATGGGTAGGATTGCCTCTGTTTTTATTTATACTTTGGGGGACATTTAATCTAACATTTGTTTTTGGAAATTTTTTTAGTTCTTATATTAATGATGGAATAGTGTTACTTGGAAATTTTGTATCAAATGTATTGCCAAATGGAATATTAAAAGATATGCTAATAGATGGTGCAATTGGAGGAATGGGAGGAATTTTAGTATTTTTACCTCAAATTTTAATTTTATTTTTAGTTATAGCTTTATTAGAAGATTCAGGATATATGGCAAGAGTTGCATTTATAATGGATAAACTTATGCATTATTTAGGTTTGCATGGAAAATCCTTTATTTCGCTATTCATGGGATTTGGATGTAATGTACCAGGAATAATGGCTGCAAGAATACTAGAAAATGAAGATGATAGAATTGTAACTGCTTTAGTAAATCCATTTATGAGTTGTTCTGCAAGACTGCCAATTTATATATTAGTAACAGGAATGTTTTTCAAAAAAAATGCAGGAAATGTTATTTTTTCTATATATCTTATTGGGATTATAGTAGCTATTTTTACTGCAAAGATGTTGAAAAAATTCTTTTTTAAAGGGTTATCAGTTCCTTTTGTAATGGAATTGCCGCCATATAGAGCTCCAACTTTGAAATCTTTAATGATACATATGTGGGATAGAGCTTCAATGTTTTTGAAAAAAATGGGTGGAGTAATTTTAATAGGGGCATTAATAGTTTGGGCATTAGGGTATTTTCCTATTAATAAAAATTATTCAAATAATATTGTTAAATTAGAGACTCAAGCTAGCAAAATTACAGATATTCAAAAAAAGAATGATTTATCAATGAAAATAGAGGATATGAAAAAAGTTGAAGATATGGAAAATAGTTATATGGGGAAAATTGGAAAAACAATAGAACCAGTATTTAAACCATTAGGAATAACGTGGAGAGAAGGAGTTGCATTAATTGCAGGAATAACTGCAAAGGAAATTTTTGTTAGTACAATTTCTGTATTATATGGAGTAGGAGATGAAAATGCCACTGGATTAAAGAGAAAAATGTTGAAAGATGGAATAACTCCAATAGCGGCTTATGGTTTAATGGTGTTTGTGCTGCTGTATATACCTTGTGTTGCAACAATTGCAGCAATAAGAAGAGAAACTAATTCATTAAAATGGACTATATTCTCTGTTATATATGGTATTTCAATTGCATATGCACTTAGTTTTTTAATAAATACAATTGGAAAATCTATATTTTATTAA
- a CDS encoding FeoB-associated Cys-rich membrane protein yields MIQEIIVGIIMVIVIYIAFKKMYESFKNAESGTCSSCTHKSSCNIYSEKNVIKK; encoded by the coding sequence ATGATACAAGAAATAATAGTCGGAATTATAATGGTTATAGTAATATATATAGCTTTTAAAAAAATGTATGAATCTTTTAAAAATGCAGAGAGTGGGACTTGTTCTTCATGTACACATAAAAGTTCATGCAATATATATAGCGAAAAAAATGTTATAAAAAAATAA
- a CDS encoding BMP family lipoprotein: MKKVVLLLVVLLGIFGCTGKNVSSGTKVKKVVKEAPVKPIKVGLLVEGLGDKGFNDSAFIGLKQAEKKLGIKFNYVEPASEEAVDYFLKKYAESDYDLIVVVGYRMKAATEKAAIDHPNAKFAIVDARIDLPNVASLLFKEDEGSFLVGALSGMMTRTGVIGFIGGIDIPLIRKFQEGYSSGAKYVNQNVMTVDTYIGGANPFYSPGTGRRKAEDMIKKGADILYSAAGRTGLGVIDAAKDAGIYAIGVDSDQDGLAPGTVLTSMVKHVDVAVYNTVKITAQGNFKPGINLFGLKEGGVGITDLTYTKDKIPTYMLAKLKKIEIGIIDGSIDIHAR; encoded by the coding sequence ATGAAAAAAGTGGTTTTATTATTGGTAGTCTTATTAGGTATTTTTGGTTGTACAGGAAAAAATGTATCTTCAGGGACAAAAGTTAAAAAGGTAGTGAAAGAAGCTCCAGTAAAGCCTATAAAGGTAGGATTATTAGTAGAAGGGTTGGGGGATAAGGGCTTTAACGATTCTGCTTTCATTGGGCTAAAACAAGCTGAAAAAAAATTAGGAATAAAATTTAATTATGTTGAACCAGCTTCTGAAGAAGCAGTAGATTACTTTTTAAAAAAATATGCAGAAAGTGATTATGATTTAATAGTGGTTGTAGGATATAGAATGAAAGCAGCAACTGAAAAAGCAGCAATAGATCATCCAAATGCAAAATTTGCAATAGTTGATGCTAGAATAGATTTACCAAATGTAGCTTCTTTGCTTTTTAAAGAAGATGAAGGGTCGTTTTTAGTGGGGGCATTATCTGGAATGATGACTAGAACTGGAGTAATAGGATTTATAGGTGGAATAGATATTCCTTTGATTAGAAAATTTCAAGAGGGATATTCTAGTGGTGCAAAATATGTAAATCAAAATGTTATGACTGTTGATACATATATAGGAGGAGCTAACCCTTTTTATTCTCCAGGGACAGGAAGAAGAAAGGCAGAAGATATGATAAAAAAAGGAGCTGATATATTATATAGTGCTGCAGGTAGAACAGGCTTGGGTGTTATAGATGCAGCAAAAGATGCAGGGATATATGCAATAGGAGTAGATTCTGATCAAGATGGGTTAGCTCCAGGAACAGTTCTAACTAGCATGGTAAAACATGTGGATGTTGCTGTATATAATACTGTAAAAATTACAGCACAAGGGAATTTTAAACCTGGAATAAACTTATTTGGATTAAAAGAAGGTGGAGTTGGAATAACTGATCTAACATATACAAAAGATAAAATACCAACATATATGTTAGCAAAATTAAAAAAAATAGAAATAGGAATAATAGATGGCAGTATAGATATACATGCTAGATAA
- a CDS encoding YceD family protein, giving the protein MKINVAELKRQKTDITNFSGELLLDNLYEDSALVKYNLNLKVVGNEVIATGRIITKVKLKCVRCLKNFYQDVDTEFETSYLEEEDYNEYLKLEEAEHFFNSDEIVREKISGNEIDIDKLFREYILLEITEYPICDVNCNGIEEIELYSKNEEIDPRWNQLLNITKK; this is encoded by the coding sequence ATGAAAATAAACGTAGCAGAATTAAAAAGACAAAAAACAGATATAACAAATTTTTCAGGTGAATTACTGTTGGATAATCTGTATGAGGATTCTGCATTGGTAAAGTATAACTTAAATTTAAAGGTTGTAGGAAATGAAGTTATAGCAACAGGAAGAATAATAACGAAAGTAAAGTTAAAATGTGTTAGATGTCTTAAAAATTTTTATCAAGATGTAGATACCGAATTTGAAACTTCATATCTTGAAGAAGAAGATTATAATGAGTATTTAAAGTTAGAGGAAGCAGAACATTTTTTTAACAGTGATGAAATTGTAAGAGAAAAAATATCAGGAAATGAAATTGATATTGATAAGTTGTTCAGGGAATATATCCTTCTTGAAATTACAGAATATCCTATTTGTGATGTTAATTGTAATGGAATAGAAGAGATTGAGCTTTATTCTAAAAATGAAGAGATAGATCCCCGATGGAATCAACTTTTAAATATAACAAAGAAGTAA
- the rpmF gene encoding 50S ribosomal protein L32, with product MAVSPKKTSKAKRDMRRSHHALKATGLSVCPSCGAPKRPHRICLECGVYGDKQVLNAGEEVVANAE from the coding sequence ATGGCAGTATCTCCAAAAAAAACATCAAAAGCAAAAAGAGATATGAGAAGATCGCATCATGCTTTAAAAGCCACAGGTTTATCAGTATGTCCTAGTTGTGGAGCTCCAAAGAGACCACATAGAATATGCTTAGAATGCGGTGTTTATGGTGATAAACAAGTTTTAAATGCAGGAGAAGAAGTAGTTGCAAACGCAGAATAG
- the plsX gene encoding phosphate acyltransferase PlsX: MIVALDAMGGDFAPVETVKGAVLALDEIKSLEIILVGDEKLIKEELKKYSYDKKRIKIEHTTEFIKMKEESSPAMAVRKKKKASMNISLELVKEGKANASVSAGNTGALMSASLLKLKRIKGVLRPAITTIMPSKRGNIVLMDVGANANCKPEYLEQFAIMGSYYAKLFLKKDNPKIGLINIGEETGKGNELAVASYELLEKNKKINFVGNIEPRDIVDTDIDVAVTDGFTGNVILKTAEGVGSFITGILKDEIKKSFMAKLGAIFLKNVFKTLKSKMDSSEYGGAIFLGVDGISIKAHGNSNSTAIKNAIKVANFFAEANFIENLKENF; encoded by the coding sequence ATGATAGTAGCATTAGATGCAATGGGTGGAGATTTTGCTCCAGTAGAAACAGTAAAGGGAGCTGTTTTAGCATTGGATGAAATAAAATCTTTAGAAATAATCCTAGTTGGAGATGAAAAATTAATAAAAGAAGAATTAAAAAAATATAGCTATGATAAAAAGAGAATAAAAATAGAGCATACAACTGAATTTATAAAAATGAAAGAAGAAAGTTCACCAGCTATGGCTGTAAGGAAAAAGAAAAAGGCTTCGATGAATATTTCTTTAGAACTTGTAAAAGAAGGAAAAGCTAATGCAAGCGTTTCTGCTGGTAATACAGGAGCTTTAATGAGTGCAAGTTTATTAAAATTAAAGCGTATAAAAGGAGTATTAAGACCTGCTATAACAACAATTATGCCATCTAAAAGAGGGAATATAGTTCTTATGGATGTAGGTGCAAATGCTAATTGTAAACCAGAATATTTAGAACAATTTGCTATTATGGGATCATATTATGCAAAACTGTTTCTTAAAAAAGATAATCCTAAAATTGGTTTGATTAATATAGGAGAAGAAACAGGAAAAGGAAATGAATTAGCAGTAGCTTCATATGAACTTTTAGAAAAAAATAAAAAAATAAATTTTGTTGGAAATATAGAGCCTAGAGATATAGTAGACACTGATATAGATGTGGCTGTTACAGATGGATTTACTGGAAATGTAATATTAAAAACAGCAGAAGGTGTAGGAAGTTTTATAACAGGAATATTAAAAGATGAAATAAAAAAATCTTTTATGGCAAAATTAGGTGCAATATTTTTAAAAAATGTATTTAAAACATTAAAATCTAAAATGGATTCTTCAGAATATGGAGGAGCTATTTTTCTTGGAGTAGATGGTATTTCAATAAAAGCTCATGGGAATTCAAATTCAACAGCAATAAAAAATGCGATTAAAGTTGCTAATTTTTTTGCAGAAGCTAATTTTATTGAAAACTTAAAAGAAAATTTTTAA
- a CDS encoding beta-ketoacyl-ACP synthase III: protein MKKLKSVGIVGLGSYLPEKVLTNKDLEKIVDTTDEWIKSRTGIEERRIAAKEEATSDLAIKAAKKALEDANVSPEEIDLVIVSTITPDFAFPATAAIVQDKIGASNAAAFDLEAACTGFVYGLAVGGNFIATGMYKKVLVIGSEALSRIMDWEDRNTCVLFGDGASAAVLGEVEDGYGLLSYDLGADGSGGHTLDQPGGGSRNPASDETVNKKMHYLRMKGKEVFKFAVTALPKTTLKTLENLNMTPDDVDLYVPHQANVRIIEAAAKKLKQPVSKFHMNMNKFGNTSSASIGIALDELYKNDKLKKGDNIVLVGFGAGLTYGSCLIKWSK from the coding sequence ATGAAAAAGTTAAAAAGTGTAGGGATAGTTGGCTTAGGTTCTTATCTACCTGAAAAAGTTTTAACAAATAAAGATTTAGAAAAAATAGTAGATACTACTGATGAGTGGATAAAAAGCCGTACTGGAATAGAAGAAAGAAGAATTGCAGCTAAAGAAGAAGCTACTTCTGATTTAGCTATAAAAGCTGCTAAAAAAGCATTAGAGGATGCAAATGTATCTCCTGAAGAGATTGATTTGGTTATAGTCTCAACTATAACACCTGATTTTGCATTTCCAGCAACAGCAGCTATAGTACAAGATAAAATAGGAGCATCAAATGCTGCAGCATTTGATTTGGAAGCAGCGTGTACAGGATTTGTTTATGGATTAGCAGTAGGTGGGAATTTTATTGCTACAGGTATGTATAAAAAAGTATTAGTTATAGGCTCAGAAGCTCTTTCTAGAATTATGGATTGGGAAGATAGAAATACATGTGTACTATTTGGAGATGGAGCATCAGCAGCAGTACTTGGAGAAGTAGAAGATGGATATGGATTATTATCTTATGATTTAGGAGCTGATGGAAGTGGTGGACATACATTGGATCAACCAGGCGGTGGATCTAGAAATCCAGCAAGTGATGAAACTGTAAATAAAAAAATGCATTATTTGAGAATGAAAGGAAAAGAAGTTTTTAAATTTGCTGTTACTGCTTTACCTAAGACTACATTAAAAACATTAGAAAATCTTAATATGACTCCAGATGATGTTGATTTATATGTCCCACATCAAGCAAATGTAAGAATAATAGAAGCGGCAGCAAAAAAATTAAAACAACCTGTTTCTAAATTTCATATGAATATGAATAAATTTGGGAATACTTCATCTGCATCTATAGGAATAGCTTTAGATGAATTGTATAAAAATGATAAGTTAAAAAAAGGCGATAACATAGTATTAGTAGGTTTTGGAGCAGGTTTAACATATGGTTCTTGTTTAATTAAATGGTCAAAATAG
- the fabD gene encoding ACP S-malonyltransferase, producing the protein MSKVAFVFPGQGAQYVGMGKELYENSNKAKEIFDNIFSDLEINLENIMFDGPEEKLKETKYTQPAIVAFSSVLTELLKEKNIKADYVAGHSLGEYSALNAAEVLSIEDTVKLAELRGSIMNDITENINGTMAAILGVPAEKIIEICNGISEVVEAVNFNEPKQTVIAGTKEGIEKAVEELKKAGARRAVILDVSGPFHSSLMKPAGEKLKENLENFNFENAEIKIVANTTGKIIDSVKDIKIELYNQTFGPVKWVDIVNVLKEEGVTKIYEIGPGKVLKGLIRKIDRGLEVINIEKIEDIEKL; encoded by the coding sequence ATGTCAAAAGTTGCATTTGTTTTTCCAGGACAAGGAGCTCAATATGTTGGAATGGGAAAAGAATTATATGAAAATAGTAATAAAGCAAAAGAGATATTTGATAATATATTTAGTGATTTAGAAATAAACTTGGAAAATATTATGTTTGATGGTCCAGAAGAAAAGCTGAAAGAAACAAAATATACTCAACCAGCAATAGTGGCGTTTAGTTCTGTTTTAACAGAATTATTAAAAGAAAAAAATATAAAAGCGGATTACGTTGCAGGACATAGCTTAGGAGAATATAGTGCACTTAATGCAGCAGAAGTACTTTCTATAGAAGATACTGTTAAATTAGCAGAATTAAGAGGAAGTATAATGAATGATATTACAGAAAATATAAATGGAACAATGGCAGCTATATTAGGAGTTCCTGCAGAAAAAATTATAGAAATTTGTAATGGAATTTCAGAAGTGGTTGAAGCAGTTAATTTTAATGAACCAAAACAAACTGTAATAGCTGGAACAAAAGAAGGAATAGAAAAAGCAGTAGAAGAATTAAAAAAAGCTGGAGCCAGAAGAGCGGTAATTCTAGATGTATCAGGTCCATTTCACTCATCATTAATGAAGCCAGCAGGAGAAAAATTAAAAGAAAATTTAGAAAATTTTAATTTTGAAAATGCAGAAATAAAAATAGTTGCAAACACTACAGGAAAAATTATAGATAGTGTAAAAGATATAAAAATAGAACTGTACAATCAAACATTTGGACCTGTAAAATGGGTTGATATAGTTAACGTATTAAAAGAAGAAGGGGTTACAAAAATTTATGAAATAGGTCCTGGAAAAGTATTAAAAGGATTAATCAGAAAAATTGACAGAGGATTAGAAGTGATAAATATAGAGAAGATAGAAGATATAGAAAAACTTTAA
- the fabG gene encoding 3-oxoacyl-[acyl-carrier-protein] reductase, giving the protein MINLKDQIAVVTGSARGIGRAMAEKFAEAGAKVVITDILEDGEKTAQEIAEKYGVETKFIVSNVTDYESAKNLVKTTLEVFGKIDIFVNNAGITRDGLFLRMKEDDFDRVISVNLKGVFNCTQAVFKAMVKQRSGSIINISSVIGLIGNVGQTNYAASKAGILGITKSVAREGARRGIRVNAIAPGFIKTDMTHILKEEVQKQILSQIPMGEMGTPEDIANTALFLASDLSKYITGQVITIDGGMVM; this is encoded by the coding sequence ATGATAAATTTAAAAGATCAAATAGCAGTAGTAACAGGTTCTGCAAGAGGTATAGGAAGAGCAATGGCAGAAAAATTTGCAGAAGCAGGAGCAAAAGTAGTAATTACGGATATACTAGAAGATGGAGAAAAAACAGCACAAGAAATAGCTGAAAAATATGGTGTTGAAACAAAATTTATAGTATCAAATGTTACTGATTATGAAAGTGCAAAAAATTTGGTAAAAACTACATTAGAGGTTTTTGGTAAAATAGATATTTTTGTAAATAATGCTGGGATAACAAGAGATGGATTATTCTTAAGAATGAAAGAAGATGATTTTGATAGAGTTATATCTGTAAATTTGAAAGGTGTATTTAATTGTACACAAGCAGTTTTTAAAGCTATGGTAAAGCAAAGAAGTGGTTCTATAATAAATATATCATCTGTAATTGGATTAATAGGGAATGTTGGGCAAACTAATTATGCTGCTTCAAAAGCAGGGATATTAGGAATAACAAAATCTGTAGCTAGAGAAGGGGCGAGAAGAGGAATAAGAGTCAATGCCATAGCACCTGGATTTATCAAGACAGACATGACTCATATATTAAAAGAAGAAGTTCAAAAACAAATATTATCTCAAATTCCAATGGGGGAAATGGGGACTCCAGAAGATATTGCTAATACAGCGTTATTCCTTGCATCTGATTTGTCAAAATACATAACAGGACAAGTAATTACAATTGATGGTGGAATGGTAATGTAG
- the acpP gene encoding acyl carrier protein: MAELFEKVKEVIIEQLGVDGESVVAEASFVDDLGADSLDTVELIMAFEEEFGVEIPDEEAEKIKTVQNVLDYIKANA; the protein is encoded by the coding sequence ATGGCAGAATTATTTGAAAAAGTTAAAGAAGTTATAATTGAACAATTAGGCGTAGATGGAGAATCAGTTGTAGCTGAAGCATCTTTCGTAGATGATTTAGGAGCAGATTCTTTAGATACAGTTGAATTAATTATGGCATTTGAAGAAGAATTTGGTGTAGAGATTCCTGATGAAGAGGCTGAGAAAATTAAAACAGTTCAAAACGTTTTAGATTATATTAAAGCTAACGCATAA
- a CDS encoding NAD(P)H-dependent flavin oxidoreductase produces MNFPKLKIGNLTPKFPIIQGGMAIRVSMAKLAAAVANEGGVGVIAGTGLKLEELANEIKKAKEMTKGIIGVNIMFAATDFVELVKTSIESGIDLIISGAGFSRDVFAMAKEAKIPFLPIVSSVKLAKISERLGASAIIVEGGNAGGHLGTDKDSWDIVKDIKEAVKIPVIGAGGVVTPEDAQRMFDLGLDGVQMGTRFVASKEVEISDVFKELYIKSKKEDVVEIMSSAGLPANAIKTKFTNLVLAGKAPKPENCTNCLKHCSRKFCIKDALNRGHDGDLERGVFFTGKDVWKIHDILSVKEIFQQFINYKAQ; encoded by the coding sequence ATGAATTTTCCAAAATTAAAAATAGGCAATCTAACACCTAAATTTCCTATTATACAAGGTGGAATGGCTATAAGAGTATCTATGGCTAAATTAGCAGCAGCAGTTGCTAATGAAGGTGGAGTAGGAGTTATTGCAGGTACAGGATTAAAATTAGAAGAATTAGCCAATGAAATAAAAAAAGCTAAGGAGATGACTAAAGGAATTATTGGTGTAAATATAATGTTTGCAGCAACTGATTTTGTAGAATTAGTAAAAACATCTATAGAAAGTGGAATTGATTTAATAATTTCAGGTGCTGGCTTTTCAAGAGATGTATTTGCAATGGCAAAAGAAGCTAAAATCCCATTTTTACCAATAGTATCATCTGTAAAATTGGCTAAAATATCAGAAAGATTAGGGGCTAGTGCAATAATAGTTGAAGGTGGTAATGCAGGAGGACATCTTGGAACAGATAAAGATAGTTGGGATATTGTAAAAGATATAAAAGAAGCAGTAAAAATTCCAGTTATTGGAGCAGGAGGAGTTGTAACTCCAGAAGATGCACAAAGAATGTTTGATTTAGGATTAGATGGAGTACAAATGGGAACTAGATTTGTAGCAAGTAAAGAAGTAGAAATATCAGATGTATTTAAAGAATTATATATAAAATCTAAAAAAGAAGATGTTGTTGAGATAATGAGTTCTGCAGGATTACCTGCGAATGCAATAAAGACAAAATTTACAAATTTAGTATTAGCAGGAAAAGCTCCAAAACCAGAAAACTGTACAAATTGTTTAAAGCATTGTAGTAGAAAATTTTGTATAAAAGATGCTTTGAATAGAGGTCATGATGGAGATTTAGAAAGAGGGGTATTTTTTACTGGAAAAGATGTTTGGAAAATACATGATATACTTTCGGTAAAAGAAATATTCCAACAATTTATAAATTATAAGGCACAATAA
- the fabF gene encoding beta-ketoacyl-ACP synthase II, which translates to MKRVVITGIGLITALGTGKEKTWTNLLEGKTGISNIKSFDATGFASTVAGEVKDFDASEFIEKKELKKLARYTQFAVVASKMALEDAKLEITEENAENIGVIVSSGIGGIEIMEKQYSILEKRGPRKLSPFTIPAMIENMAAGNVSIYTGAKGPNKSIVTACASGTHSVGDAFEMIKSGRVEAMIAGGTEACITPLAVGGFCALKALSTKYNETPEKSSRPFNVDRDGFVMGEGAGILILEELESAKKRGAKIYAEIVGYGETGDAYHMTSPAPGGTGAARAFKMALKEGNIKLEDVDYINAHGTSTAANDRLETAAIKSVFGEQAYKLAVSSTKGATGHALGGAGGVEAAFLALAVSEGIMPPTINYENPDPECDLDYIPNKAEKRDIKVAMSSSLGFGGHNAVIAFKKYSN; encoded by the coding sequence TTGAAAAGAGTAGTAATAACAGGAATAGGATTAATAACAGCTCTTGGGACAGGAAAAGAAAAAACTTGGACAAATCTTTTAGAAGGTAAAACAGGGATTTCTAATATAAAATCATTTGATGCAACTGGATTCGCATCGACTGTAGCAGGAGAAGTAAAAGATTTTGATGCATCAGAATTTATAGAAAAAAAAGAATTGAAAAAATTAGCCAGATATACTCAATTTGCAGTAGTTGCTTCGAAAATGGCATTAGAAGATGCAAAATTAGAAATAACTGAAGAAAATGCAGAAAATATAGGAGTAATAGTTAGTTCTGGTATTGGTGGAATTGAAATAATGGAAAAACAATATTCTATATTGGAAAAAAGAGGACCTAGAAAATTATCTCCATTTACAATACCTGCCATGATCGAAAATATGGCTGCTGGGAATGTTTCTATTTATACAGGAGCAAAAGGACCAAATAAAAGTATTGTAACAGCATGTGCTTCTGGAACTCATTCGGTAGGAGATGCTTTTGAAATGATTAAAAGCGGAAGAGTTGAAGCTATGATTGCAGGTGGGACAGAAGCTTGTATCACTCCTCTTGCAGTAGGAGGATTTTGTGCATTAAAAGCTTTATCTACTAAATATAATGAAACTCCTGAAAAATCTTCTAGACCATTTAACGTAGATAGAGATGGTTTTGTAATGGGAGAAGGAGCAGGAATATTAATTTTAGAAGAGTTAGAATCAGCAAAAAAAAGAGGAGCAAAAATATATGCTGAAATAGTAGGATATGGAGAAACAGGAGATGCATATCATATGACATCACCAGCACCAGGAGGAACAGGTGCAGCAAGAGCTTTTAAAATGGCATTAAAAGAAGGAAATATCAAACTAGAAGATGTGGATTATATTAATGCTCACGGGACTTCAACTGCAGCAAATGATAGATTAGAAACAGCTGCAATTAAATCAGTATTTGGGGAACAAGCATATAAATTAGCTGTTAGTTCTACAAAAGGAGCTACAGGACATGCTTTAGGTGGAGCAGGAGGGGTAGAAGCTGCATTTTTAGCTTTGGCTGTATCAGAAGGTATAATGCCTCCAACAATAAATTATGAAAACCCAGATCCTGAATGTGATTTAGATTATATACCAAATAAAGCAGAAAAAAGAGATATAAAAGTAGCTATGTCAAGTTCTCTTGGATTTGGTGGGCATAATGCTGTAATAGCATTCAAAAAATATTCAAATTAG